Within the Fusarium musae strain F31 chromosome 11, whole genome shotgun sequence genome, the region TTGAGGAGATCATCCAGAGGCTGTTTTGGCAGGTAATAAGTAgggagttggagaagagccaTGTGGAACATCTCCGGGATGTTGGACGTGACATATTCTCGTAGTCTTTGTGAAGGTTCTTCTTGGTTCTCTTCATAagcgagatcaagaaacttTCTCAACTTCTCGATAGAGGCTCTAGAATCATCAACAGAGggagcttcatcaacaagatcatcagcgGCTCGGCAGAACGCATACAAACGAATCAGGTCAATGCGGAGTCTTCCCTCGAAAGTGCCACTAGCGAGATAGAAGCTTCGGCTCTTCTTGCGAAGTAAAGCAACGGCGCTGACAAGACCTTGAATATGCTCCTCATCATACTTCTCTTTAGGTAGAATGAGAGTTCGGATGATTGTAGGCAAGCTGGGAACTCCCTTTGTCCGAGGGAAGTGCTCAGGAAAAGTGTCGAGGATAGCCAGATTGTTGTCACATGCGATGAGGCCAAAGACAATCAAGGTGTTggtgagaaggaaaaagacaGCTTCCCTGCAAAATGTTAGAATAGTCACCTCTCGCAGAAGAATGGTGCTTACTCAATGTCCAGTCCATCCCACAAGACAATGCCGTATTTGGTGCCAGAAGTAATGCTCCACGTTCCCCTTCGCAACGCAAAAGTGTCAACAATCCACAAATACAAGGTTGGCAAAGCAATAGGAAGTGCAGTATTCGTCCATGGCAAATTCACAATGAACTGATAAGAAATCGACCTGCCAATGGTTAGCATATGCAACATGAAACAGTCTCTCAAATTGAGGCTTACCATAGAAACAAGAGGAATGGACAGGCCCAAATGAGGATAAGGCCCATATACATCCCCTCGCCGCCAGAGGAAACAGAAACGAGTCCGAAAATGATAGCTGATGCGAAAAGGACCTGGCCAGCAATTTTGCCCCAGCCCGTCTTCTTAGACAGGTAAATAGGGTGGAAGGTCGGTTTGCTGAGAATCATGTAGAGTAGAGAGGTGTTGAAAGTCTGAATGACAAAGAAAAATAATTCTTCAGCTGGAATATCCCATGCTGTCAGACCGACCACGACACCGGGAGGATAAGTCCATATGCGATTTCGGATGAGATATGAATCCCAGGGGCTGTCCGCGTTAGTAAATCTCAACAAAATCCCCTCCAAATCGAACATACATTGTCGAAACAACAGCAACCTGCAACAATTAGCTTCAAGCCCTTCAACCTCCCAGAAAAAGGAAACTCACCGTTATCAAAAACACAAGCTTAAAAACATCCAACCGCGACATCAACGGTCTATAAACCGCCGCCAAAACAACACCAAACGGTATCGTGTATTTCAGATGCCTATATCAAGGGATGAGTTAAACGCCTCCCTCAACGACGCCGAGAATACGTACACTTGGGCATATTCCCAGCCCATCTTGACAGAGGTTTATTTATTTCGTGTACgtgaacaacaacaaaaagcAGATCGTGACGGCATACGATATGGGCTTCAAATAAAGCCAGAGTCAAAAGATTGTGAGGAAAAGGttgttgaggaagaagtcggAGCGTGAGTGGTGCTTGTGTCCACAGTTTGTTTTTCAGATACTAACACAGCCCTTTACCCCTGTCCGTTATTTCTTGGGTGACAATAATGCTCCCCCACCGCTAGCTTCTGCTCACCGTTGTTGAGTGTGAGTGGGGAGAGGCGTTTTCTGTCATGTTACATCTCAGGGACTCGTTGACGTCACGACTTTTTTGTTCGACTCTTTTGGGTATCGAGTGTACTTGTCATCAATTAACTCGAGACCCTTTTTTTCGGGTTACTCGGTCTTTTTGACATTGCCGTTACCGTGATGGAGATGGGTCTTGATTATGACGCGTGACAAATTGTGCTAGCGGttttgatggatggatattcCCATCGCGTGCCGTGTTATCCAGCGATTGATGCAACCTACGTCCTTCCTGATCATCTCGATCTGATGAGGGTTTGGCTATATAGTTAAGTTACTGGTGGTCTGCTGGCTGTGGATGGGTGTATCCTGTATGTATAGCTTCATAGAGTATCGTATGCTTTGACATACTTGCTTGTCTATTTTCGCTTTCGAATTGACTCATCTCGCGATGCAGCTTGAAGCCTTGCCAACTACTAACTGTCTATTCTTCTCTTCGTTTGCTCTGTAGTGCGCGATTCATCAACCTCTCATACTACCACGACTCAATACCGCGTAATACCGTAGTCCACTTATCATCATGAAGTTTCTGCAACAAAATTCCCTCACACAAACGTCAATGTCTCAGCCAGACGAGGATACCTCCCCGCCACTTCGTCACCCGTAAGTCTGTCCGACCTTATTGGCACTTCACGAAACTCACGTTTTACAGATATCTTTCTGGCAACTTTGCACCAATCCATCAAACAACAAATCTCACTCCATGCACATA harbors:
- a CDS encoding hypothetical protein (antiSMASH:Cluster_11.4~EggNog:ENOG41) codes for the protein MGWEYAQVHLKYTIPFGVVLAAVYRPLMSRLDVFKLVFLITVAVVSTIPWDSYLIRNRIWTYPPGVVVGLTAWDIPAEELFFFVIQTFNTSLLYMILSKPTFHPIYLSKKTGWGKIAGQVLFASAIIFGLVSVSSGGEGMYMGLILIWACPFLLFLWSISYQFIVNLPWTNTALPIALPTLYLWIVDTFALRRGTWSITSGTKYGIVLWDGLDIEEAVFFLLTNTLIVFGLIACDNNLAILDTFPEHFPRTKGVPSLPTIIRTLILPKEKYDEEHIQGLVSAVALLRKKSRSFYLASGTFEGRLRIDLIRLYAFCRAADDLVDEAPSVDDSRASIEKLRKFLDLAYEENQEEPSQRLREYVTSNIPEMFHMALLQLPTYYLPKQPLDDLLKGFDTDLHFDRKSGTFPIETTEDLDVYGSRVAGTVAELCNHLILYHTPESVPEDIQREVVASGQEMGIALQYVNIARDIKTDAEIDRVYLPLSWLKEAQLTPEDVIQQPHGPAIEALRHKLLDRAFEKYNMAKGAIDKLPSEGKGPIRVAVESYMEIGRVLREKGPTMKKGRATVPKMRRIRVAWSALNK